A stretch of the Carcharodon carcharias isolate sCarCar2 chromosome 28, sCarCar2.pri, whole genome shotgun sequence genome encodes the following:
- the LOC121270754 gene encoding mitogen-activated protein kinase 8 isoform X2 — translation MNRNKRDIQFYSVEVGDSTFTVLKRYQNLKPIGSGAQGIVCAAYDAILDRNVAIKKLSRPFQNQTHAKRAYRELVLMKCVNHKNIIGLLNVFTPQKSLEEFQDVYIVMELMDANLCQVIQMELDHERMSYLLYQMLCGIKHLHSAGIIHRDLKPSNIVVKADCTLKILDFGLARTAGTSFLMTPYVVTRYYRAPEVILGMGYKENVDIWSVGCIMGEMIRGGVLFPGTDHIDQWNKVIEQLGTPASEFMKKLQPTVRTYVENRPKYTGYSFEKLFPDVLFPADSEHNKLKASQARDLLCKMLVIDASKRISVDDALQHPYINVWYDPAEVEAPPPKIYDKQLDERDHTIDEWKELIYKEVLEWEERMKNGVIRGQPPSLAQVQQ, via the exons ATGAATAGAAACAAACGCGACATCCAGTTCTACAGTGTAGAGGTTGGGGATTCAACCTTCACTGTCCTGAAGCGCTATCAGAATTTGAAGCCCATCGGCTCGGGAGCACAGGGGATTGTATG TGCAGCCTATGATGCGATTCTGGACAGGAATGTAGCCATCAAGAAACTTAGCCGACCATTTCAAAACCAGACTCATGCAAAAAGGGCTTACAGAGAATTAGTCCTCATGAAGTGTGTCAACCATAAAAAT ATAATTGGTTTGCTGAATGTATTTACCCCACAAAAATCACTTGAGGAATTTCAGGATGT CTACATAGTGATGGAGCTCATGGATGCCAATCTCTGTCAGGTGATTCAGATGGAACTGGACCACGAACGAATGTCTTATCTACTCTATCAGATGCTGTGTGGCATCAAGCACCTTCATTCAGCTGGCATTATACACCGG GACCTGAAGCCAAGTAACATAGTAGTGAAAGCAGACTGCACGCTGAAGATCTTAGATTTTGGACTAGCAAGAACAGCAGGAACTAGTTTCCTGATGACGCCTTATGTGGTTACACGATACTATCGTGCTCCAGAGGTCATTCTAGGAATGGGATATAAAGAAAATG TTGATATCTGGTCAGTTGGGTGCATCATGGGCGAAATGATCAGAGGTGGTGTGTTGTTCCCTGGTACAGATC ATATTGATCAATGGAACAAAGTGATTGAACAATTAGGAACGCCAGCCTCTGAGTTCATGAAGAAGTTGCAGCCTACAGTTAGGACTTACGTTGAGAACAGACCCAAGTATACGGGCTACAGTTTtgagaaactcttcccagacgTCCTTTTTCCTGCCGACTCTGAGCACAATAAACTGAAAG CAAGCCAAGCTAGAGATTTGTTATGTAAAATGCTTGTAATAGATGCGTCAAAGAGGATTTCTGTGGACGATGCTCTGCAGCACCCTTACATTAACGTTTGGTATGACCCTGCTGAAGTAGAAGCT CCGCCACCCAAGATATATGACAAGCAGTTAGATGAGAGGGATCACACTATAGATGAGTGGAAAG aGTTGATATACAAGGAAGTGCTGGAGTGGGAAGAGAGAATGAAGAATGGTGTTATACGAGGACAGCCACCTTCTTTAG